The proteins below are encoded in one region of Candidatus Omnitrophota bacterium:
- a CDS encoding hybrid sensor histidine kinase/response regulator, producing MNAKDEEFFKKLLATFKIEAAEHRQALTAGLLELEKTTASERQKEIIETIFRETHSLKGAARAVNLGEIETLCQSIENVFSSLKRDLVVLSPALFDALHEAINTLDGLLTFTGESETGERFHAADILENLECAARSHPPSMPEAEKRQAEREISPPVPTESAPSFMEPKPALVETVRISTARLNSILLQSEELIFAKLAAAHRVADLKEIHGLMADWKKEWIHIYPEISALLRGWEKTNSRNSSEKRHLAKLQEFLDWNHHHAQELESRTAASAAAFEQDHLVLGRMIDNLLGDMKKTSMFPFHLVLEVFPKLVRDLSREQGKEAELTIQGGEIEIDRRILEEFKDPFLHMVRNCIDHGIETPKERLRKKKAARGVITLAISQIGGGHVEMRIADDGAGIDAAKVKAAAVKLGILSSQAAEALDESGVHTLIFHSGVSTSPVITDISGRGLGLAIVREKVEELGGSIAIESRPGEGTAFRIVLPMTLAAYRGIMVRVNERFFVFPTTNVERVLRIHPGAIRTVENQETIAVNGQAVSLVRLGEALEMPSPSTSAASGPFPLVLLHYGQKRMAFLVDEILEEQEVLVKNLGPQLTRVKNIDGATILGAGKVVPILNVSDLMKSAAQRVAATRPGIPSAAFEEKTGAKQSILVVEDSITARTLLKNILETAGYEVKTAVDGIDAFTQLRTAEFNMVVSDVDMPRMNGFELTAKIRSEKKLAEMPVVLVTALQSREDRERGIDAGANAYIVKSSFDQSNLLEIIRRLI from the coding sequence ATGAACGCCAAGGATGAAGAATTTTTCAAGAAGCTTTTAGCCACTTTTAAGATCGAAGCCGCCGAACACCGGCAGGCTTTGACGGCCGGTCTGTTGGAATTGGAAAAAACTACGGCGTCCGAGAGGCAGAAGGAGATTATCGAAACGATTTTCCGGGAGACGCACAGCCTGAAGGGGGCGGCGCGGGCGGTGAACTTGGGGGAAATCGAAACGCTTTGCCAATCGATCGAAAATGTATTTTCGTCCTTGAAACGCGATCTTGTCGTTCTGTCCCCCGCCTTGTTCGACGCCCTGCACGAGGCGATCAATACTTTGGACGGTCTGCTGACCTTCACGGGAGAATCCGAAACCGGCGAGCGTTTTCATGCTGCGGACATCCTAGAAAACCTGGAATGCGCGGCGCGAAGCCATCCCCCTTCCATGCCGGAAGCCGAAAAACGCCAGGCCGAAAGAGAAATATCCCCGCCCGTTCCAACAGAGAGCGCACCATCCTTTATGGAGCCGAAACCGGCGCTGGTGGAGACGGTGCGCATCTCCACAGCCCGTTTGAATTCGATCCTGCTCCAGTCGGAAGAATTGATTTTCGCTAAACTGGCGGCGGCGCATCGCGTCGCGGACTTGAAGGAGATTCATGGCCTGATGGCCGATTGGAAAAAGGAATGGATCCATATCTATCCTGAGATTTCGGCCTTGCTGCGGGGATGGGAAAAAACGAATTCCCGGAATTCGTCCGAAAAACGGCATTTGGCGAAACTGCAAGAATTTCTCGATTGGAATCATCATCATGCCCAAGAGTTGGAAAGCCGAACGGCCGCCTCAGCGGCGGCGTTCGAACAAGATCACTTGGTATTGGGCCGCATGATCGACAATTTGTTGGGGGATATGAAGAAAACATCCATGTTTCCCTTTCATTTGGTGCTGGAAGTTTTTCCCAAATTGGTTCGCGATCTTTCGCGGGAGCAGGGAAAAGAGGCGGAACTGACGATTCAAGGCGGGGAGATAGAGATCGATCGGCGAATACTAGAGGAGTTCAAAGATCCCTTCCTGCATATGGTGCGCAATTGCATCGATCACGGCATTGAAACTCCCAAAGAGCGATTGCGAAAAAAGAAAGCGGCGCGGGGCGTCATCACGCTGGCCATTTCGCAAATCGGCGGCGGCCATGTGGAGATGCGCATTGCCGACGATGGGGCGGGCATCGATGCGGCGAAAGTCAAGGCCGCCGCGGTCAAACTGGGGATTCTTTCCTCTCAAGCCGCGGAAGCGCTCGACGAATCCGGAGTTCATACTTTGATTTTCCACTCCGGCGTATCGACCAGTCCGGTCATCACCGATATTTCCGGCCGCGGCCTGGGATTGGCGATCGTGCGGGAAAAGGTGGAGGAATTGGGAGGCTCGATTGCGATCGAATCCCGTCCGGGCGAGGGAACCGCGTTTCGAATCGTGTTGCCGATGACGCTGGCCGCGTATCGCGGTATAATGGTTCGGGTGAACGAACGATTTTTCGTTTTTCCCACAACGAATGTGGAGCGCGTCCTGCGAATTCATCCCGGCGCGATCCGAACCGTGGAAAATCAGGAAACGATTGCCGTGAACGGACAAGCGGTCTCCTTGGTCCGTCTTGGCGAAGCTTTGGAAATGCCATCCCCATCCACGTCTGCCGCATCCGGTCCTTTTCCATTGGTTCTTCTCCATTACGGCCAGAAGCGGATGGCTTTTCTTGTCGATGAGATTCTCGAGGAACAGGAAGTGCTCGTAAAAAATCTTGGCCCCCAATTGACGCGAGTCAAAAACATCGACGGCGCCACGATATTGGGCGCGGGGAAAGTCGTCCCCATCCTCAACGTTTCCGACTTGATGAAATCGGCGGCGCAACGGGTGGCCGCGACGCGGCCTGGCATCCCATCGGCTGCTTTCGAAGAGAAAACGGGAGCGAAACAATCCATCTTAGTAGTGGAAGATTCGATTACCGCCCGCACGCTGTTGAAAAACATCCTGGAAACGGCGGGATACGAAGTGAAGACGGCAGTGGACGGGATCGACGCTTTTACCCAGCTGCGCACTGCCGAATTCAATATGGTCGTGTCCGATGTGGATATGCCGCGCATGAACGGCTTCGAGCTGACGGCGAAAATCCGCAGCGAGAAGAAATTGGCGGAAATGCCTGTAGTTTTAGTAACGGCTCTGCAATCCCGGGAAGACCGGGAGCGGGGCATCGACGCCGGCGCCAACGCTTATATCGTAAAAAGCAGCTTCGATCAAAGCAATTTGCTAGAAATCATACGGAGATTGATTTGA
- the cheB gene encoding chemotaxis-specific protein-glutamate methyltransferase CheB, with the protein MIKLLVVEDSPVVREFLVYILKSDPEIDVIGVARNGEEALEFVNARRPDVITMDINMPRMNGFDTTRRIMETSPVPIVIVSGSWNTAEMATTFRALEAGAVAVLARPTGLGHPDHEANAKELIQTVKLMSEVKVIRRWPRRRTAAWESLSRPIFSSLREREALSPPRDIRAAAIGASTGGPIVLQTILSRLPKDLPFPILIVQHIAPGFLTGFAEWLSSTTGFPAQIAAQDEPMAPGRAYLAPDGWQMGVKSRGRIHLSPGDAEYGVCPSVSFLFRSMANVFGANAAGILLTGMGKDGAEELRIMKEQGALTIVQDEESSVVYGMPGEAIRLHAAHSVLSPEEIASALEQLSREVRIKS; encoded by the coding sequence ATGATCAAACTTCTTGTCGTCGAAGATTCGCCGGTCGTTCGGGAATTTTTGGTTTATATTCTCAAAAGCGATCCGGAGATCGACGTCATTGGAGTGGCCCGCAACGGAGAAGAGGCGTTGGAATTCGTCAACGCCCGGCGGCCGGACGTGATTACGATGGATATCAATATGCCGCGCATGAATGGATTCGACACCACGCGCCGCATCATGGAGACGTCGCCGGTTCCCATCGTGATCGTCAGCGGCAGTTGGAATACAGCGGAAATGGCTACTACATTCCGGGCTTTAGAAGCGGGAGCCGTCGCCGTTCTGGCCCGCCCTACCGGTCTCGGCCATCCCGATCACGAAGCGAATGCGAAGGAATTGATCCAGACCGTTAAATTGATGTCCGAGGTGAAAGTGATCCGGCGTTGGCCGAGGCGGAGAACCGCTGCTTGGGAAAGTCTTTCCCGGCCCATTTTCTCATCGCTGCGCGAGAGGGAGGCGCTTTCGCCGCCGAGGGATATCCGGGCCGCCGCCATCGGCGCTTCGACCGGCGGACCGATCGTTCTGCAAACCATTTTATCCCGGCTGCCTAAAGATTTACCCTTCCCGATCCTTATCGTGCAACATATCGCGCCAGGATTTCTGACGGGATTTGCGGAATGGCTTTCTTCGACCACCGGTTTTCCGGCGCAGATCGCCGCGCAGGACGAGCCGATGGCGCCGGGACGAGCCTATCTGGCGCCGGATGGATGGCAGATGGGAGTGAAATCTCGAGGCCGAATTCATCTCAGCCCGGGAGATGCGGAGTATGGCGTATGTCCGTCCGTATCTTTCCTTTTTCGCTCCATGGCCAACGTTTTTGGAGCCAATGCCGCCGGCATTCTGCTTACCGGAATGGGGAAAGACGGGGCGGAGGAATTAAGAATCATGAAAGAGCAAGGAGCGTTGACCATCGTCCAAGACGAAGAGAGTTCCGTAGTGTATGGGATGCCGGGGGAAGCCATCCGGCTTCATGCGGCGCATTCCGTCCTTTCGCCGGAGGAAATTGCATCCGCATTGGAGCAATTAAGCAGAGAGGTAAGGATAAAATCATGA
- a CDS encoding response regulator yields the protein MTSPNSKANYEKILIAEDSLTQAAQLIYILEGRGYNVLHAVNGTQALEMARQHKPMLIISDILMPEMDGYQLCQSLKEDENLKEIPLILLTALSDPKDVIKGLQCGADNFITKPYDERYLLSRIQFILANRAIRHHEKMGVGIDIYFAGEKYRINSERQQILDLLLSTYETAVLKNCELIQARNELQKLNSRLEDKVKERTAALTEEIAERIRAEKALRESEQKYREFFEYDLTGDAIASADGRIMDCNPAFLQIFGFGSKEESLNTTMIKLYPTPQSCEQFMQQLQKKKQILGVEKEMRRVDGKTIFTIENNIGLFNDKGEMIAVRSYIFDNTERKMLEEQYRQSQKMEAVGRLAGGIAHDFNNLAMAIKGYCDFALKEIPTENPAYQDIEEVKKAADRTASLTHQLLAFSRKQILQPQIVNLNELIAGIGKMLQRLIEENIELVILPDPDLDFIKADRVQVEQIIMNLSVNARDAMPKGGKLSIETANVFLDQSYAQTHYEVQAGPYVMIAVSDNGCGMDKETQSHIFEPFFTTKEQGKGTGLGLATVYGIVKQSKGHIWVYSELGKGTVFKIYFPRIGETEEIEVSEKIIPDTLQGTETILVAEDEEIVRSMVCRSLREYGYTILEAENGMKALEICEQNKDKIRLVLTDVIMPEMNGRELSDLIQTAYPQIKVIFMSGYTENAIVHQGMLDEGIIFLQKPFMPMNLLQKIRAALDAFNPTL from the coding sequence ATGACTTCCCCAAATAGTAAAGCGAACTACGAAAAAATCTTGATTGCCGAGGACAGCCTGACGCAGGCCGCTCAATTGATTTACATTCTCGAAGGACGAGGCTACAACGTTCTTCACGCCGTCAATGGGACGCAAGCGCTGGAGATGGCGCGGCAGCATAAGCCCATGTTGATTATCAGCGATATTCTTATGCCGGAGATGGACGGCTACCAACTCTGCCAATCCTTGAAGGAGGACGAGAATCTCAAAGAAATCCCATTGATTCTGTTGACTGCTCTTTCCGATCCCAAAGATGTTATCAAAGGATTGCAATGCGGCGCGGACAATTTCATCACCAAGCCCTACGACGAAAGATATCTGCTTTCCCGGATTCAATTTATTTTGGCCAACCGGGCCATCCGCCATCACGAAAAAATGGGGGTAGGCATAGATATATACTTCGCCGGAGAAAAATACCGCATCAATTCGGAACGCCAACAAATTCTCGATCTGCTGCTTTCCACCTACGAAACGGCGGTGCTTAAAAACTGCGAGTTGATCCAAGCGCGCAACGAACTGCAAAAATTGAACAGCCGGTTGGAAGATAAAGTGAAAGAGCGGACCGCCGCCTTGACGGAGGAGATTGCAGAACGCATCCGAGCGGAAAAAGCCTTGCGCGAAAGCGAACAAAAGTACCGCGAATTCTTCGAATACGACTTGACGGGAGACGCTATCGCCAGCGCCGATGGCCGGATTATGGATTGCAATCCCGCTTTTTTGCAAATTTTCGGCTTTGGCTCCAAAGAAGAATCTCTTAATACTACCATGATTAAACTCTATCCGACTCCCCAATCCTGCGAGCAATTTATGCAGCAGCTTCAGAAGAAGAAACAGATTCTCGGCGTCGAAAAAGAGATGCGCCGCGTGGACGGCAAAACGATATTCACCATCGAAAACAACATCGGTCTCTTCAACGATAAAGGAGAGATGATCGCAGTGCGGTCGTATATTTTCGACAATACGGAAAGAAAAATGCTGGAGGAACAATACCGCCAGTCGCAAAAAATGGAAGCCGTAGGCCGATTGGCGGGGGGAATCGCCCACGATTTCAACAACCTGGCCATGGCCATCAAAGGATATTGCGATTTTGCTCTTAAAGAGATTCCGACCGAAAATCCCGCCTACCAAGATATCGAAGAAGTGAAAAAGGCGGCGGATCGGACGGCGTCCTTGACGCATCAACTGCTGGCCTTCAGCCGCAAGCAAATCTTGCAGCCCCAGATCGTCAATTTGAACGAACTGATCGCGGGCATCGGCAAAATGCTGCAGCGATTGATCGAGGAAAACATCGAACTCGTTATCCTTCCCGATCCGGACCTGGATTTCATTAAGGCGGATCGGGTGCAAGTGGAGCAGATCATTATGAATCTCTCCGTCAATGCGCGCGATGCGATGCCGAAGGGAGGGAAACTGTCCATCGAGACGGCGAACGTCTTTTTGGATCAATCGTATGCTCAAACCCACTACGAAGTGCAAGCCGGCCCGTATGTGATGATCGCCGTCAGCGACAACGGCTGCGGCATGGACAAGGAGACGCAATCCCATATCTTCGAACCTTTTTTTACCACGAAAGAGCAAGGAAAAGGAACTGGGCTGGGTCTCGCCACCGTCTACGGGATCGTGAAACAGAGCAAAGGACATATTTGGGTTTACAGCGAGTTGGGGAAGGGAACCGTGTTCAAGATCTATTTTCCGCGGATCGGCGAAACGGAGGAAATAGAAGTATCGGAAAAGATCATTCCGGATACTCTTCAAGGTACGGAAACCATCCTGGTGGCGGAAGACGAAGAGATCGTTCGAAGCATGGTATGCCGATCGCTGCGCGAATATGGCTATACGATTCTCGAAGCCGAAAATGGGATGAAAGCCCTCGAAATCTGCGAACAAAACAAGGACAAGATTCGCTTGGTTCTGACGGATGTGATCATGCCGGAAATGAATGGAAGGGAGTTGTCGGACCTCATTCAAACGGCGTATCCGCAGATCAAAGTCATATTCATGTCCGGATATACGGAAAACGCCATTGTGCATCAAGGAATGTTGGACGAAGGCATTATCTTTTTGCAGAAACCGTTCATGCCCATGAATCTTTTGCAAAAAATACGGGCGGCGTTGGATGCTTTTAATCCCACTCTTTGA
- a CDS encoding menaquinone biosynthesis protein, translating into MSDSSSLRIGLIPFINTMPLDYYLPQTLPQAQFVRDVPSQLAPLLARGEIDAALLSSIELLRHPEYGYIPGMGICSENHVASVCLFAKGEPQDVKTAALDNRSLTSSILLRVLYAEYWRRQLQWISYAPPVENGLQIADAALAIGDAALEYGGEERRIDLGEVWKRFSGFPFVFAVWIVRPGLPPESIRAPFAEAKRLGMENRRRLAAVCAEKGVKDAAFYYNYLTQNVGYDLGPKEQQGMEFFFQKAKPFL; encoded by the coding sequence TTGTCCGATTCTTCCTCCCTGCGCATTGGCCTTATCCCGTTTATCAACACCATGCCGCTCGACTATTATCTGCCGCAGACGCTGCCGCAGGCGCAATTCGTCCGCGACGTTCCCTCCCAGCTGGCGCCGCTCTTGGCGCGAGGCGAAATCGACGCCGCCTTGCTCTCTTCCATCGAGCTGCTGCGGCATCCGGAGTACGGCTATATTCCCGGGATGGGCATCTGCAGCGAAAACCATGTCGCCAGCGTATGCCTCTTTGCAAAAGGCGAGCCACAAGACGTTAAGACAGCCGCCCTGGACAACCGTTCGCTGACGTCCTCGATTTTGCTTCGCGTTCTCTATGCGGAATATTGGCGGCGGCAGCTGCAATGGATTTCCTACGCGCCGCCGGTGGAAAACGGTTTGCAAATCGCCGACGCGGCGCTGGCGATCGGCGACGCCGCTTTGGAATACGGCGGCGAGGAAAGGCGCATCGATCTGGGAGAAGTTTGGAAGCGATTTTCCGGCTTCCCCTTCGTCTTCGCCGTATGGATCGTCCGTCCCGGCTTGCCTCCCGAGTCCATCCGGGCGCCGTTCGCGGAAGCCAAACGCTTGGGAATGGAAAATCGGCGGCGCCTGGCCGCTGTCTGCGCGGAAAAAGGCGTAAAAGACGCTGCGTTTTATTATAACTATCTCACCCAAAACGTAGGCTACGATCTCGGCCCCAAAGAACAACAAGGAATGGAGTTTTTCTTCCAAAAGGCGAAGCCTTTTTTGTAA
- the serA gene encoding phosphoglycerate dehydrogenase, with the protein MKFKVLVSDPLSQEGIDILQSHSDVQVDVKTKLPPEELKKIIHEYDALIIRSGTQVTADIIEKADKLKVIGRAGVGIDNVDVNAATQRGIIVMNTPGGNTISTAELTWANLMCLARNVSQANISLREGKWDRKKYTGAEIFGKTLGIIGLGRIGSVVGSRALAFGMKVLAYDPFTSDEQAKKAGFEPVSLDRLYAESDFITVHTPKNKETTHLLNDQAFAKMKKGVRIINCARGGIIDEEALLRALESGKCAGAAFDVFEVEPPPPDHPLVRREDCVCTPHLGASTEEAQTNVAIDIARNALDALRGGEVRNALNIPAISPELRAVLGPYMNLAEKMGMFAAQYLGKHVNKMEVTYSGPLSAHDTSFLTVAVLKGLLTPMMTEVVNYVNAPILAEQRNIAYSETKSPKADGYKNLITVKLLSDDAIVELCGTNFGDNDPRIVIVDGFHIDAKPFGNILFFKNHDEPGVIGHVCTVLGKNNINIADMTLGRQERGGFAVTVCNVDASVPASVLDELKSLKTVKEIRCIDL; encoded by the coding sequence ATGAAATTCAAAGTGCTAGTCAGCGATCCGCTTTCCCAAGAAGGCATCGACATTCTCCAAAGCCATTCCGACGTTCAAGTGGACGTAAAAACCAAACTGCCGCCGGAAGAGCTGAAGAAAATCATCCACGAATACGACGCGCTGATTATCCGCAGCGGGACGCAGGTTACAGCGGACATCATCGAAAAAGCCGATAAGTTGAAAGTCATCGGCCGGGCCGGAGTGGGTATCGACAACGTCGACGTCAACGCCGCCACCCAGCGGGGCATCATCGTCATGAACACGCCGGGAGGCAACACGATCTCCACGGCGGAACTGACCTGGGCCAACCTCATGTGCCTGGCGCGCAACGTCTCCCAAGCCAACATCTCCCTGCGCGAAGGGAAATGGGACCGCAAGAAATACACCGGCGCCGAAATTTTCGGCAAGACGCTGGGAATCATCGGCCTGGGGCGCATCGGATCGGTCGTCGGCAGCCGGGCGTTGGCGTTTGGCATGAAAGTATTGGCTTACGATCCCTTTACTTCCGACGAACAAGCGAAAAAAGCGGGCTTCGAACCTGTCAGTCTGGACCGTTTGTATGCGGAATCCGATTTTATCACCGTTCATACGCCGAAGAACAAAGAAACAACTCACCTATTGAACGATCAGGCTTTCGCCAAAATGAAGAAGGGCGTACGGATTATCAACTGCGCCCGTGGCGGGATCATTGACGAAGAAGCGCTATTGCGGGCGCTGGAAAGCGGCAAATGCGCCGGCGCGGCGTTCGACGTTTTCGAAGTCGAACCCCCGCCGCCGGATCATCCCCTGGTTCGCCGCGAAGATTGCGTTTGCACGCCCCACTTGGGCGCCTCCACGGAGGAAGCGCAAACCAACGTCGCCATCGATATCGCCCGCAACGCGCTGGACGCCTTACGCGGCGGCGAAGTGCGCAACGCTTTGAACATCCCGGCCATCTCTCCCGAACTGCGCGCCGTTTTGGGTCCCTATATGAATCTTGCCGAAAAAATGGGCATGTTCGCCGCGCAATATCTCGGCAAACACGTCAACAAGATGGAAGTTACCTACTCCGGCCCCCTTTCCGCCCATGACACCTCCTTCCTGACCGTCGCCGTCCTCAAAGGCTTGTTGACGCCGATGATGACGGAAGTGGTCAATTACGTGAACGCTCCCATCCTGGCGGAACAACGCAACATCGCTTATTCCGAAACCAAATCGCCGAAAGCGGACGGTTACAAGAACCTGATTACGGTGAAACTTCTTTCCGACGACGCGATCGTGGAATTGTGCGGCACGAACTTCGGCGACAACGACCCCCGCATCGTCATTGTGGACGGCTTCCATATCGACGCCAAGCCGTTCGGCAATATCCTCTTCTTCAAAAATCACGACGAACCCGGCGTTATCGGCCACGTCTGCACCGTTCTCGGCAAGAACAACATCAACATCGCCGATATGACGCTCGGACGCCAGGAGCGCGGCGGTTTCGCCGTAACAGTATGCAATGTCGACGCCTCCGTCCCGGCAAGCGTTTTGGACGAATTGAAATCGCTGAAGACGGTGAAAGAAATCCGCTGCATCGATTTATAG
- the xylB gene encoding xylulokinase codes for MAYLIGIDVGTSGTKTVLFDEAGKALASCTVEYPLHTPHPGWTEQEPEDWWKATIESLKTVVGKSGVPASDIKGLGLSGQMHGSVFLDEKNQVVRPAILWNDNRTADACAEITQTIGEQRLLELASNPALTGFTAPKAVWLKNREPENFKRTRTLCLPKDYIRFRLTGEMAMEVSDGAGTLLFNVKERGWCNEILDALGIPREWMPPMKESTDVIGTITASVAAQTGLKERTPVVGGGADNACGATGTGVVVEGRMLSSLGTSGVILAPSKTCQTDPEGRAHTFCHSVPNLWYLMGVILSAGMSLRWYRDTVADSERAQAEKSGRDPYDILTEQAGQAPVGSEGLIFLPYLTGERTPHKDPHARGGFIGLTIRHQRRHLIRAVLEGITFAMRDSLEIAKSLGVEIKEVRATGGGAKSAFWKQLQADIYGCEIATIGSDQGPAFGAAIMAGVGTGVYSSIPEACDAIISVVERTAPDAARAKEYDDYYAVYRSLYPGIKSACHTLSKKVAL; via the coding sequence ATGGCTTACCTAATCGGAATCGACGTGGGAACGTCGGGAACGAAAACCGTTCTTTTCGACGAAGCAGGCAAAGCGTTGGCGAGTTGTACAGTAGAATATCCGCTGCATACGCCTCATCCCGGCTGGACGGAACAGGAACCGGAGGATTGGTGGAAAGCGACGATCGAAAGTTTAAAAACCGTCGTCGGCAAGAGCGGTGTTCCCGCGAGCGATATTAAAGGCCTTGGACTTTCCGGCCAGATGCACGGCTCCGTGTTCCTCGACGAGAAAAACCAAGTCGTTCGCCCCGCCATATTATGGAACGACAACCGCACCGCCGACGCCTGCGCAGAAATTACGCAAACCATCGGCGAACAGCGGCTGCTGGAACTAGCCAGCAATCCCGCCTTGACTGGCTTCACCGCGCCCAAAGCCGTCTGGCTCAAAAACCGCGAGCCGGAAAATTTCAAGCGCACGCGCACGCTCTGCCTGCCTAAAGATTACATCCGTTTTCGCTTGACTGGCGAAATGGCGATGGAAGTCTCCGACGGCGCGGGAACGCTGCTATTCAACGTCAAAGAACGCGGCTGGTGCAATGAAATTCTGGACGCGCTAGGCATTCCCCGCGAGTGGATGCCGCCCATGAAGGAATCGACCGACGTCATCGGAACCATTACCGCCAGCGTCGCGGCGCAAACGGGCTTGAAAGAGAGAACGCCCGTCGTAGGCGGCGGCGCCGACAATGCTTGCGGCGCTACCGGCACCGGCGTCGTTGTGGAAGGGCGGATGCTCTCCTCGCTGGGAACCAGCGGCGTCATTCTCGCTCCATCGAAGACCTGCCAGACCGATCCCGAAGGCCGCGCGCATACGTTTTGCCACTCCGTCCCCAATCTTTGGTACTTAATGGGCGTCATCCTCTCGGCAGGCATGTCCCTGCGCTGGTATCGCGACACAGTCGCCGACAGCGAACGCGCCCAAGCGGAAAAATCGGGCCGCGATCCCTACGACATCCTCACCGAACAGGCGGGCCAAGCGCCCGTCGGCAGCGAAGGGCTGATCTTTCTGCCCTACCTGACCGGCGAACGCACGCCCCACAAAGACCCCCACGCGCGCGGCGGCTTCATCGGCCTCACTATCCGCCATCAGCGCCGCCACCTGATCCGCGCCGTTCTTGAAGGCATTACCTTCGCCATGCGCGACTCCCTCGAAATCGCCAAATCGCTGGGCGTGGAGATCAAGGAAGTGCGGGCCACCGGCGGCGGCGCCAAGAGCGCTTTCTGGAAGCAGCTGCAAGCCGACATCTACGGATGCGAAATCGCGACCATCGGTTCGGATCAAGGTCCGGCTTTCGGCGCGGCCATCATGGCGGGCGTAGGAACAGGCGTATATTCCTCGATCCCCGAAGCCTGCGACGCGATTATCTCCGTCGTGGAGCGAACGGCGCCGGATGCGGCGCGAGCCAAGGAATACGACGACTACTACGCCGTCTATCGCTCGCTCTATCCGGGCATCAAGAGCGCCTGCCATACGCTGTCGAAAAAAGTGGCATTGTAA
- a CDS encoding glycosyltransferase, protein MSAAPKYESKVPPRVMEYLHAAIFWGGLGLLVYIYAGYAVVLHILSRLMPVDHSADDSHRPSVTILFSARNEEMALPEKLESLRRIDYPPDKLQILAASDASTDRTNEILANCPFLECLILDTHAGKNAALNALLPKAKGEILFYTDANTVLHPDCVKTAVRHFHDLRAGAVVGQLIFSHEKEWNPVGRGTGLYWRYENGLKRAESRLGAVLVGGGSLLLARRRFIDALDPRIANDLEIPARVGAAGYYVFFEEQCVGFEKPHASVGEELRRTSRIVARGLRGFWVLLPVMIKTPFRLWEFLSHKFLRWFTLPLALAVFICAWFLREQTFPLFVFYAGLLWLAGSLIGLGWMRRASAPRWTRPFTLLAQFLIMHAAAVWGLVRALAGQTPSTWQVPQSTREKS, encoded by the coding sequence TTGTCGGCCGCCCCGAAATATGAAAGCAAGGTTCCGCCGCGAGTTATGGAATATTTACACGCCGCGATATTTTGGGGAGGTCTCGGCCTCCTGGTTTACATCTACGCTGGATACGCCGTGGTTCTGCATATCCTATCTCGGCTTATGCCCGTAGATCATTCCGCCGACGATTCCCATCGCCCCTCGGTAACGATTCTCTTTTCCGCCCGCAACGAAGAGATGGCGCTGCCGGAGAAACTCGAAAGCCTTCGCCGCATCGATTATCCGCCGGATAAACTGCAAATCCTCGCGGCGTCAGACGCTTCGACGGACCGCACCAATGAGATTCTAGCGAATTGCCCTTTTCTAGAATGCCTGATTCTCGATACTCACGCAGGAAAGAATGCGGCGCTCAATGCGCTGCTGCCTAAAGCCAAGGGGGAGATTCTCTTCTACACCGACGCCAACACGGTGCTTCATCCCGATTGCGTCAAAACCGCCGTGCGCCATTTTCACGATCTCCGCGCGGGGGCCGTGGTGGGGCAATTGATTTTTTCTCATGAGAAGGAATGGAATCCCGTCGGACGCGGAACCGGCCTGTATTGGCGCTACGAAAACGGCCTCAAGCGGGCGGAAAGCCGCCTGGGCGCCGTGCTGGTCGGCGGCGGCTCGCTGCTGCTGGCTCGGCGGCGATTCATTGACGCTCTCGATCCCCGCATTGCCAACGATTTGGAAATTCCCGCCCGCGTCGGCGCGGCGGGCTATTATGTTTTCTTCGAAGAACAATGCGTGGGATTCGAAAAGCCCCACGCCAGCGTGGGGGAAGAGTTGCGCCGCACCTCTCGCATCGTAGCGCGGGGACTGCGCGGCTTTTGGGTTTTGTTGCCGGTAATGATAAAAACACCCTTTCGTTTGTGGGAATTTCTCTCCCATAAATTCTTGCGCTGGTTTACGCTGCCTCTGGCCTTGGCGGTTTTCATTTGCGCCTGGTTTCTGCGCGAGCAAACGTTTCCTTTATTTGTCTTCTATGCGGGGCTGCTATGGCTTGCGGGTTCGTTGATCGGCTTGGGATGGATGCGCCGAGCCTCCGCTCCGCGCTGGACGCGCCCCTTTACGCTGCTCGCCCAATTCCTGATTATGCACGCGGCGGCGGTTTGGGGGCTTGTCCGCGCTTTAGCGGGCCAGACGCCATCCACCTGGCAGGTACCGCAATCGACGCGGGAGAAATCTTGA